The following nucleotide sequence is from Anaerococcus sp. Marseille-Q7828.
ATCTCAAAAGCTCAAGAAGAAAAAACCACAGGTGATGTATTTGTAGCATCTGATGGATTTGCTAATAAGCAATTTATACTTCGAACACAAATGGATGTCTTAGCTGTTCCAAATTGGCAAATTCCTGCTAATTGGCACTTTGATGTAAACATTGGACCATACCTATATCCAGCTTCTAATGAACTTAAACCATTAACAGATGCAAATGGCAAGGTTGTTGCCACAGCTAAATATATAGAAGCAGAAAATAAAATTAGATACACTTTCCCAGAAGCTCTTAAAGTTAGCAAGAATATAGATATAGATCAAATGCTAGCCTTTAACACATCAAAAATTGGCGATGCTTCACAAATTGACATCAATATTAGTGTAAAACCAAAAAATATGCTAAGAAAGTCTATGCCAACTATGACTGTAAGAGCTGATGATGACTCACCAGTTGTAACAGCATTTCCAGGAGGAAAAGTTCCAGTTAAGACTCCTACAGAACAACAAGGCCTAACGAGGACATATCCTTATAATGTAGACTATTGGACATATCAATACTATGATGCTTCAAAAAACACTGTTAACTGGGACATAAGAGTTGAAACTGATCAAGTTAACCTAGACCACTTAGACTACCAAAATTTGGGAGTATCACTATATGCTCCAGAAAATCAAAAATTATCAAATTATAAAGTAACAGTTAGAGACTACTTAGGAAATGATATTTCTACAAATGCTAATGCATCCAAAGTCCGTGAAGGTGTTTCTTCTGAAACAGGAACAACAATTAACACAGGAACTTTGAAAGCTTCGCCTACAAAAAATCTTTTGACTTACAACTTTGATATCCCAAAATCAAGTCTTCCAAAAGATTTAATAATTCATGTAGAAGCTACACCAACTGATGCAGCTAGATTTACTTTTTATGATTTGGGGCTAAGGTTAACTCCAGATAATAATTATATCAATACAATAGTTCAACAATTCAAAGATGATTGGGCTAAGTTAGTGGCTGCCATGCCTTGGATAATTCCATATAAAAGTGGAGATGCAGTAGCAGCCAAGTTCGAGAAGGGCTTTAATGTAGTAGATACAAGATTACCAGCCTATACTTATGGAATTAATAATGACAAATATAGCACTCGAGTTTACGCTGATAAATCAAGATCGATTTACGGTCAGTTTACAAATAATGAAGAAAAGATAAAGTGGCAAGTTTCCGAGACTTTAAGATTACAAGATGATGATAGACTTGTTTCAAAAGGAAGTCTAGGAAGTGATGTTTTAAATGCTAATTTCATTAATTCTAAGCAAACAAAGCTATCGGCATATATAGAAGTCCTTGAACCTAATAATGACGGTTCATTTACTAGAAAATATGAAACCACAACAAATAGTGACTCCTCATTCAGAGATGGATTATCTAAAGTTACCAGCACACTAAAACCAGGTACTGTAATCAACTATATTTTCACAAATACAGTGGATGACCCAAATTCTGAATCTAGCATAAAAATTAATTTTAATGAGAGATTAGATTATGCTGGGGGAAGCTATGGTGGAGAACAGACAGCTTCAATTAGTAAATTATCAATTGAAGAAAAAAATGATAGATTCCATATAGGAATGGAATTTAGACCTGTTAGAACAGGTAAGACATGGAGATATAGTCAGAACGAAGGTGATTATGCATACCGTGTATACGAAAACTATGATATGGTATTCTGTATAAACCCAGGTGTACCATCACCTGTAAGTGATAAATTCTGGAAAGATGATGCATATCAAATTCATAAAGAAACAGCTACACTAGAAAATTTAAAAAAGAGATTACCTCAATCTAGTAGTGGAACTTACTACACGAGATTTACACCAGAAGTAATTGAAGATAGATTGAAAAAAACATTCTATTATGCAGAGCAGTTAAGAGAAGAAAAAAACCTAGATGATTTTCAATACTATGAAATGGTTAAGTATGTAGTGAATTATTTCACATATTCAAAACAAGCTTGGGATTTGTATGGAAGTCCATCTAGTGGAAAATATATAGCTCCAAGCTCAAACGCAACTGAATTACTGAATCGAGTGAATAGTGCTCAAGGTTGGAACCAAGAAAAAGCTGACTCTGTATTAATTGAAGCTTACTGGAATACAAAGGAAAAAGCTAAGAATGGAGATATTGGAGTACCAGGAGACTCTTACGCACATGGTGACCAATGGCAAAATATGATTACTGGAAAGGTAATTAAACCATTCAAATTTAACAAAATTAAAGAAGATGGACAAGCTCTTAAAGATGCAAAATTCGTAATTAGAGATGAAAATGGAGTAGTTATAAAAGAATTCACATCTAATGGTGCTGAACAAGAACTTTATTTAAAACCTGGAAAATATACAGTTGAAGAAGTTTCTTCACCAAGCGGATATAAACTATTAGAAAAATTTAGTTTTGAGATAAAGACAGGTATAGAGAAAATAGAAAAAAAAGATATTCCTCTATTAAAAAATTACGTGGTAGGTGCAGTAAATGATATTGGATACAACTACAAACAACCTATTCCACAAGAAGAAACTGTTAGATACCTATACGATACCACAACAGTTTACAGAGACTTAGGCAGGAAGTTTATTGAATCTAAGGAATCTAAGAAAAAATTTGAAGGTGGTAACTATGTTCAAGAATACTACGAAGTAGAATTTGATGAGAATCATAATAATGTTGACAGTAATGGAAATAAGTTAGTATCATTTAATAATGATAAATTATCAATAGAGGCTAAAAATATAAAGGGTGCAAAATTAGAAGTAAGCAAAAAACTTCTAGCAGCAGACGGTGAGTATCACAATCTTCCTGGTATAAAGTTTACGTTAAAAGAGGATAAATTATTAGGAGAAAAAAAAGAAGTAACAACTAATAAAGATGGTATTGCAGTATTTGATAACCTCCCACTAAACTCAAAATGGACATTAACAGAAACTATTCCAAACGGAATTTTTAACCATAATGCTACTTGGAAAGTGAGTGTAGACGCTACTGGCAAAGTTACTATCACAGAAAATGGTGATACTTCTGGCCTTGGAAAAGAAAGTACTATAGATAAAGACAAAGGTACAATTACTATCTACAACAAGACCGAGCAAAATAGCAGCTTCAAAATCAAAAAAGTTGACCAAGATCGCAAGCCACTTGGTAATGTAGGTTTTACTCTTTATCAACAAGATAAAAAAACACCTATAAGAAGTAAAGATAGTTCGAATACAGAGTACTTCACAAATGCAGATGGTTACCTATACTTCTCCAATCTACCAGATGGAATATATTACCTAAAAGAAACAACAGTTCCAGATGGCTATGCTGTTCTAAATGATGGCTGGACAGGGCTTAAGATTGAAAGTGGCAATGTGACAATCATAGAACCAGAAGATGAAACTGCGTCAGAAAATGCTACACAAAAAGACTACTCAAAAGTAGAAATTTCAAATACCAAACCAAATGGTGCGAATACATGGATTGAATATGATATTGTAAATCATCTGGATAATGTTGATGTATCCTTTACCAAATATGGAATAACAAAAGATAGCAACGGTAAAGAATACACACAAATCCTCCCAGGTGCAGTATTCAAACTACAAATACTAAAAGACAATAAATTTGTCGACACTGGTAAGACTGCTACATCTGATTCTAGCGGACAAGTAGTATTTAAGGGCTTATCATCAGGTGAGTACCAAATCATAGAAACTGAAACAGCTAGCGATGCATACAGAAAACCAGATGGAGCTGTGAAGACTTTCAAAGTTGAAGCAGGAAAAGTATATATTAAAACTGCTAATGGATATGAAGAATATATAGACAATGAAAATGACTATATCTATAACGAGCAAAAGGGTCTAGGTAAACTAAAAGTCCACAAAGAAGATGATCATGGAGAAAATCTTGCAGGCGTAGAATTTACCCTCTACAAATTTGATCTAACAAATCAAGATAACGCCCTAGATGTAGTAAACTCTGCTACTACAAATAGTGATGGATATGCGGTTTGGGAAGAACTTCCTTATGGCAAATACTGGATTAAGGAAACTAAGGCAAGACCAGGATATATCTTGGATACTGAAAAGAAATTAGTAAACATAACAAAAGACTACTCAGTGCCAGATCCAACAAACCCTCGAGATATATCAAATAGCATTAGTATTGACCAATCATATGTTTACTCAACAGAAGGTAATATATACCAAGTTTATCCTAACTACGGTCAAGGTTTAGTAGCAAATCTTACACTAAATATAAATCCTCAAACAAAAGTAATCCCTGGTGATCAATTCACCCTAAGATTGTCTGATAACCTTGATTTAGACGGAGTTGGTAATGTCTCTGACGGCTCAGATGGCAAGTACGACATCATTGGCAGAGACGGTACTATAGCCAAGGCTAGCATAGGAAAAGATAGAAAAACTATCACCTATACCTTCACCAATGCTATAAGAAATAAGTCTGTTTCTTCAATGAGATTAGTAGCTCCAATGTATCCAAACAGACTTTTAGTACAAAAAGACTCCACTCCACAATTTAGTATAAGCATTGGTCGATCAAACTTTGTAAAAAATAATATGACAGTGTACTACTCACACTATCAAAAAGATAATACAAAGCCTTTCCTTAATGCTTACACCTACAAGCTTGATCCACAGGAAAATAAATTTACTGTGATAGCCTATGTAAATAGCAATAGAGTGAATTCTAAAAACAAGCAATACCTATTTGAGGCCAATACTCCTGTAAGTATAGATAGTTTTGAAACTTATAGGTCTAGTAACAACAATCTCTTGCCAGCTTCATACGGCATAGATTTTGATAATCCTGGTCAATATGGCTTAACATACCTAGGTGATATCTATAACTATAATAATGCTAATCAATACTGGGTCGAACTAGAAGCTAACAATAATTACACTTATGTAATTAAGATTGAAGGAACACTAGAGTCGCCAAGGCCAACAGCATTTGAGACTCAGTCCTATCTGACTCATACCTTTAACGATGGTTCTTGCGTGACCTACACAGCAAATACCTGGTCTAGATTCTACGATCCATGTGCATGCAGTGATACAAGCACAGATAATCCAGAGCCTTCCGAGCAAATGCTAGAATTTGTAAACAAGGAAAACTCCATTGAATTTACAAAAGTAGATGAATCAGAAGATCCACTACAAGGTGCCAAATTCAAACTTGTAAAAGATGGTAAGGATTATGGTGATATCCAAACATCTGATGACCAAGGTAAATTTGGGTGGAAGAAACTAGAAGAAGGTAGATACCAAGTTATCGAAATAGATGCTCCAAGAGGATATGCAAAACCGCAAGATTCAGTATCAAGCTTTGAAGTCAATGAAAATGGTGAGATCATAAATATCAAAGATAACACCACAATCATAAAAAACTACAAAGCTAGCCTACCAATAACAGGTGGACCTGGTTCATTTATAGGCTTTGCTCTATTAGGTACAGCAGTCATGCTAACAGCCTTAGCATACTTTGGCTTCTACCAAATGAGGAGTATTCCTTTCAAAAGAAGAAGATTAGTATAGATAATTTCACAATACTTGTATAGACACGAGAACCCCGGAAGTAGAATCCGGGGTACTTGTGCTGTCAAGAATTTATTAATATTGGGTATTTTCGTGTAAAAAACATAAATTTTATCAATTCATTTTTTTCTATAATCTCTCAAATGTCTATTTATCAACATCTTTCACTTTTCTATATATTTGACTAATTTAATACATTATATACAAGTTTACTTGAATCTGATATAATGATTCCAACAAAGGGCTAAGGTTAGCTCTATTTTGGATTTTTAATTTTAGAAAATACTAAAACTAATGGAAAAATATTCGGGAGAGGGATTTATGAGAAAGAAATTACAAAACTTTATGATAAAAGCATTTTCGCTATGTTTGGCTTTTATCCTAGTATTTCCAACCAACCTATTTGCCATGGGATTGGACAATACGAAAACAAGAAAATACAAGGCTTCAGCTAGTATTATGGGACTAGCTCAGGCTGATACTACAGGTCAAAATGACAATGAAGTCACAGACCAAACTCTATTAGAAACAGAAATTACAAAAAAGGAAACGGATGAGTATCTAATAGAAAAATCTGCACGCTTATCCAAGACGACTGGTCAGATCGACTATCAAATAAAAGTTATTGCCAAGGATAAAAGAGCAGAAGACAAAATATCAGCAAGTTTTGCCATAAGCCAAAACACTGACCTAAAAGACCTAAAGCTAGAGAAAGTATGTCAGATACATACCGACCATAGCCAAGAAGAAATCAAATACCAAGAACAAAGACCATCTATCCTATACACCAATGATTCCTTTGAAACCCTAGGAGTCACAACAGAAAATAAGGACTTGGTTTATTACCTAAGTGCAAAATTAACAGATGAAGCGTTGGCAGCTATCAATGATAAATCACCTATTATGGATCTAACATTTAGCATAGGTGCCCACTTACAAGATAGCTACAGCCTAAGCATAGAAAAACTTGAGCTTAAGGGCGAAAATGGACAAGAGAACAAATCTATACAGACCCTAAAGGAAGAGCCAGTTCAACAAATAAAAGCTATCTTTAAGGAAAAAACTTCATCTCTACTAGGAGAAAAGCCAGCAGAGATCACATGGACTGACTATATATTGCCTACAGAAAAAACCACCTATGACATCAAACTTGACCAAAATCAAGAATTATCTCAAGTAAAAATCGACTTCTACCAAGCTAGTGAAAAAGGATATGTTATCAAAGACGAACACACTCAGACAATGGACTTTGCCCAAAGTCTTAATTTGCAAATTCCGAAAGACC
It contains:
- a CDS encoding SpaA isopeptide-forming pilin-related protein is translated as MKNYIKNLFLKVTSLVLVLFLTLPSQIMASAMTSIDDKTYDGNKSIMGLTGLYMTSNDDLIDKPIENKQVLASDRSIEETNDFLIEKSASISKTTGLITYKIAVTNKEKASGDNQSIVFAINSNLSDMKVEKVTALSADGYEREISYKENSPSILERDKDIETFGLSTANDDNTTVYYISAKLSDDSLKSLEEIENPTDIFALDYAILDGEQALYQQRYSLIIDDQNHGGHFALLENEDSTSNINAIYNPGSSNLFGHSPATISYTDFILAKDDQEFIYKLQPDDNQATENSQINIDFYQAKKEGYVINKTYSQTIPFTKELKLQIPSGQLARIKFTSTVRENVNPQNFIFNNKTIANPDYKITSSNEEESDEDPLPAESFDKDEGSKSSNGIIAHDKDQDFSANPNTEKAETSSDNSFNNKSGTNSSNDSIAHNKDQDFSANPNTEKAETSTDNSFDSKSGSNSSNDIIADEKEQDFSTNSKTKKEDPTIGESSNNESGSNSSNDIISDQEDLDFSSNSKTEDKVSAIAINKDGYIAKLNNESRLTNELEEAINDITSTLEAYNNDEIYLDELQASIGQIASEYNLESSQIEEIINALISGLNDAKHKVAKLNVSDIEKAIASNDGNRNVEKALAGPEAKIPSEYLDRLVSEKLQEEGITIEDFQNYMYELEDKYGLSNEDVDRIYTENEEAIKNLISKAQEEKTTGDVFVASDGFANKQFILRTQMDVLAVPNWQIPANWHFDVNIGPYLYPASNELKPLTDANGKVVATAKYIEAENKIRYTFPEALKVSKNIDIDQMLAFNTSKIGDASQIDINISVKPKNMLRKSMPTMTVRADDDSPVVTAFPGGKVPVKTPTEQQGLTRTYPYNVDYWTYQYYDASKNTVNWDIRVETDQVNLDHLDYQNLGVSLYAPENQKLSNYKVTVRDYLGNDISTNANASKVREGVSSETGTTINTGTLKASPTKNLLTYNFDIPKSSLPKDLIIHVEATPTDAARFTFYDLGLRLTPDNNYINTIVQQFKDDWAKLVAAMPWIIPYKSGDAVAAKFEKGFNVVDTRLPAYTYGINNDKYSTRVYADKSRSIYGQFTNNEEKIKWQVSETLRLQDDDRLVSKGSLGSDVLNANFINSKQTKLSAYIEVLEPNNDGSFTRKYETTTNSDSSFRDGLSKVTSTLKPGTVINYIFTNTVDDPNSESSIKINFNERLDYAGGSYGGEQTASISKLSIEEKNDRFHIGMEFRPVRTGKTWRYSQNEGDYAYRVYENYDMVFCINPGVPSPVSDKFWKDDAYQIHKETATLENLKKRLPQSSSGTYYTRFTPEVIEDRLKKTFYYAEQLREEKNLDDFQYYEMVKYVVNYFTYSKQAWDLYGSPSSGKYIAPSSNATELLNRVNSAQGWNQEKADSVLIEAYWNTKEKAKNGDIGVPGDSYAHGDQWQNMITGKVIKPFKFNKIKEDGQALKDAKFVIRDENGVVIKEFTSNGAEQELYLKPGKYTVEEVSSPSGYKLLEKFSFEIKTGIEKIEKKDIPLLKNYVVGAVNDIGYNYKQPIPQEETVRYLYDTTTVYRDLGRKFIESKESKKKFEGGNYVQEYYEVEFDENHNNVDSNGNKLVSFNNDKLSIEAKNIKGAKLEVSKKLLAADGEYHNLPGIKFTLKEDKLLGEKKEVTTNKDGIAVFDNLPLNSKWTLTETIPNGIFNHNATWKVSVDATGKVTITENGDTSGLGKESTIDKDKGTITIYNKTEQNSSFKIKKVDQDRKPLGNVGFTLYQQDKKTPIRSKDSSNTEYFTNADGYLYFSNLPDGIYYLKETTVPDGYAVLNDGWTGLKIESGNVTIIEPEDETASENATQKDYSKVEISNTKPNGANTWIEYDIVNHLDNVDVSFTKYGITKDSNGKEYTQILPGAVFKLQILKDNKFVDTGKTATSDSSGQVVFKGLSSGEYQIIETETASDAYRKPDGAVKTFKVEAGKVYIKTANGYEEYIDNENDYIYNEQKGLGKLKVHKEDDHGENLAGVEFTLYKFDLTNQDNALDVVNSATTNSDGYAVWEELPYGKYWIKETKARPGYILDTEKKLVNITKDYSVPDPTNPRDISNSISIDQSYVYSTEGNIYQVYPNYGQGLVANLTLNINPQTKVIPGDQFTLRLSDNLDLDGVGNVSDGSDGKYDIIGRDGTIAKASIGKDRKTITYTFTNAIRNKSVSSMRLVAPMYPNRLLVQKDSTPQFSISIGRSNFVKNNMTVYYSHYQKDNTKPFLNAYTYKLDPQENKFTVIAYVNSNRVNSKNKQYLFEANTPVSIDSFETYRSSNNNLLPASYGIDFDNPGQYGLTYLGDIYNYNNANQYWVELEANNNYTYVIKIEGTLESPRPTAFETQSYLTHTFNDGSCVTYTANTWSRFYDPCACSDTSTDNPEPSEQMLEFVNKENSIEFTKVDESEDPLQGAKFKLVKDGKDYGDIQTSDDQGKFGWKKLEEGRYQVIEIDAPRGYAKPQDSVSSFEVNENGEIINIKDNTTIIKNYKASLPITGGPGSFIGFALLGTAVMLTALAYFGFYQMRSIPFKRRRLV